In Capsicum annuum cultivar UCD-10X-F1 chromosome 8, UCD10Xv1.1, whole genome shotgun sequence, the genomic window tttttcaatttttccatcTACAAATTATAGGTACTATATCTCAAACTCGTTACAGGCCATGACTTAACTTCAGCTATTGGCAATTGTGGCCAGTAAACTTGCTTAACAATTTTTTCATTTAAGCATTATATAACAGCAAGCCTAATGACAGAGTCCATAAAGCCTAAAGAGCAGCTTTTTGAATAAAAACGGCCACCAAAATGTGCAGTACTCTAAAGCGGACAATAAGCTTAGGCCCAGAAGCcttacctttaccttttctacCAAATTGTTGAAGTATCAAAGATTTTCTTAatgttttcttctttattttctctgaCCTTGACATTTTTTTTTCCCAATTTTTTGCTTAGATGCGCTTGGCAGACGCTGAAGGTAGAGCGTGATGGCAAGAATTGATCGAGCGAAGAATCACAGTTCTCAGTTCTCAATTTCATGGAAGTTCTCGGAGTTTTTGGTTACCCTCCATTTTCCAGTAATGAAAATATGTTACAATCTCTAAAgtctagtttcatttttttttttcaattcaataAATTAACTTCTAACATTCAAGAATTTGAAATCTAAGACGAGTTTTGCAAATTCAGTTAAATCCATTACTATTTATTCTGAATTTATTAACTTTAAATCTTGAATCCGTCTACGATATATAAGTTCATCATGCCACAGGTGCAGAAGGAAAGGGGAAAACAGAAGCTGGAGTTACAGATCAACATGCAAGAAGTACAATTTGTAAGTGGCATGTGTTAAAAGAGATGCTTGTTGATAGTTGGCATGAAATCTGCTTTGGTTATggcaataataattataataatagtaatactaattatagaaaattgaaaaataggaTTCCAAGTTTGAAAGGTACACTTCAAACTCATCataaaaaaaggtaaaggcaAAGTCCAAAAATATTGTGAAGTGGCTGGTTTAATTGTACAGTTTATTATATCTGTTTTTCTTGAAGACCCTACAACTCTTATTGCTGAGATGGTTGGTTCattcatgtcaaaataattaaaaattaaatcaaattgggATTTTAATTTCGGATTGAGTTTGAAGATATATTGAGAGGGAGACTTGATTAAGGATCTAATTAAGGAATTTGGACTAATAATTAGTTATGATGTTGGGGGAAACAAATGGAGGATGTTAGGATGGGATGTGATATTAATCCACTATTTATGTAGAaatttatgcatttatttatgATACTTGCGTATGTTCTAACGTTATTTCTATTTCAAGAAAATGTGTGCTAGTTTTCTATGCATATACTTATTTCAATTCCTTTTCGATGGCAATAAATTGAGGCGGAGGTATGATTTCAAATGAGCAGAtttagaaaatactaaaataataataataataataataataataataatagtaataataataataataataataataataataataattattattattattattattattattatgaatcaAAGTTACGatatcaagtagtttttgaacCCTCATTGTCACTCTATGAAAAATTTTCTTATATAAGTTTCAACAAGTTATTAACTTTACATGGAGATATATGACCGTTAAAGTTTTTTCGAATAGAATATTTATATCACACAAAAGGATAGGTACATAATATATGTTTGTACGCACACTTTTATCACTTAATTATACTTAATTAATACATGTATTCACTAAATTAAAACACTTAATTGAATTTAAAACCAAACATTACAATGGAAACTTGACCTCAAAGAAGCTCTCTcggttcacttttacttgttatGTTTCACTTCACAAGATTTAACTAATATTTAAAGTTAGATAGAATTAAATCGAGATGTTGAAACCTATACAAAAGATGCTAGAAATTGTATTTACGTTTTAAAATGTTAGTTAAAGTTCATAAAGTTTGACTCTCAATAAAAGTGAAACCAATCGAGGAGGGAGTATAAGAGAAAGATAATTGGCATTAAGATTATTGCAAAATATTGTAAAAGTAAAAACCAAAGCTTTTCATATCATATACTACTATTTAGGAAGCACGGCTCAGATTCATGTATTAGATTTATTGAATGGAGTTGTTTTATTCCTTTGAACTAACTATTTACAaggagaggaaaaagaaaaaaatagatacataattagaaaaattataaatttcattctTACCAAGTTTAGCTCAATCATTGAATGACTGATTTGTAGTACTGGTAACTTTccttacaaaatcaaattttcaaaaataatagccGTTAATAGTTTTTATCTCTTTATATTTAAATACATTCTCTTGATCTTAATTTTAAGTATATTACAACTATAATCTTTTCTTAGATTTTCTTTTCACAAGCAAAAGATTCACAAAATATTTGTAGATTTTTCTGTctattcaatataaaaaattattatatcttTGTAAGAGAATGACTTCCAAACGTTGTGCAGCTTGCAAACAATTAAGAAGAAAATGTCCTTCAAATTGCatatttttaccatattttcCTCCAAATAATCCTCAAAGATTTTCTTATGTTCATAGAATCTATGGTGCTAGCAATGTTGGAAAGATGCTCCAGGTACATATATTAAGTACTATATCCTATTACTTCTTCAAGAATCTAACTTATGTCTTGCTCCAAATATTTTAACTAAATTGGCACACAAAAACGAAAGCATTATTTCGTATATTTGTATCAAAATCAATCTTCATGATCTCTCTGAGTAAACTATATATTACAACAATCATCTTATGtaggttattttaattttttatccgCTTCAATGACAAGTAAcaaagaaacaagaaccatagAAAGAAGTAATATTTAACTTATTTATCCTATTTGTCCTACTTACTAGTTTGACTTATAACcaatgatttattcatttatataaTTTTCGAATATATAAATGACCCCATATGTCAAAGATGTCATAAAAATTACTAAGTTCCttgattaatttagttttttgtttttatgtgtGTATAAAATTGTAGCAAGTAGGAGAGCATCAACGAGGAGATGTAGCAGACTCATTGTATTATGAGGCATATTGGAGGATAAAGGATCCAGTTTATGGCTGTGTTGGAATCATTACCGCTTTACATGAAGAAATTTACCATGTACAATGCCAATTGGCTAAAGTACAAGCTCAAATTGACTTACTCTATCAAAATGGAGTTTATACTTTTGACCCTTAATTAATTGGTTTTACTAGCTAGAACTTGTTATGTAGAAGTTCTTTCTTGTAGCATTGTGTTTATGGAAACATTTTCGGGCATTTAATGAATTCTTTCTCATCTTGTATTTGAAATTCACTTTGAATCCTGACTAATCTGTATTCTCTCTGCGTACAAACATCTAATTTGAATGactgtattttgaaaataatccCATGACATTCTTTAATCCATTCTACTGAAGCACTccttttcagcaacttgaatatgggctcacaagtggttgtgagttgagcaataaacctgctgatGTAGTTCattctaccaagcaaactcatcacctttGTCCTATTCTTGGGCAGGGGAAAATCctgaatgactttgatttttgaaggatctaattcaattccccgacggctgactataaaccccaacagctttccagacggaactccaaatacatattttgccgggttgagcttgagattatacctgcgaagcctatcaacgaactttcttaaatctttaacatggtcagcctgactttttgacttaataatcacatcatctacgtAGGCCTcgatctccttatgcatcatatcatgaaacatagtggtcatgactctcatgtatgttgctccagcattctttaAGCCAaatggcatcactcgataacaataggtcccccatggtatgataaaagacgtcttctccgcatcttcatcatccatgatgatctggtggtatccgacatagcaatccacaaaagaggaaACCTCATGTTTAGCGCAATTgtccagcaaaatatggatgttgggcaacggaaaattatctttcggacttgctctgttcaaatcacggtaatcaacacatactcgaattttttcatctttctttgggacaggaaCAAAATTGGATAACCATgtgggataacgagccactcgaattactttggctttaagttgtttcatgattttctctttgattttaatgcttgcatcagttttaaacttcctcaacttctatttAACAAgagggaatgcgggatcagttggcaatttatgggCCACTAATTCaatgcttaaaccaggcatattatcataagaccatgcaaaaacatccttataattaGTTAATgcttgaattatttcatcttttaaccgtggcaaagcatgtacactgattttagtttccctaacatcttcttgattccctagattgattggctcagtttcattcaaattaggattcggtttgtcttcaaactgttccaactctttgcttatttcttctattgcctcttcttcatcatattccctctcttgcttcattacatcttgattagtttggattttaagatcaggatgaaaattctgcatgcatgtcatgtcattagaatcagcataaagagaactgtataaagaaaaagacaaaaacaaaatatattagactcgaaacaaaagggacatagcatttcattaaaagaaaagataggagggtttaaacatagatgccaacataacataaacaaactaaaatccgaattacaaccctggaataactcagataaacaaaaagaaaaacaaaacaaactaccaaaactcccccctgacggggagaggagtggctTCCCAATTGTTGAGCCGAAcaactggacctatgaattgcacgtcagCCTTACTGGTACCCTCTCCTTATTCCATCATATCAACCTCAATAAGAAGAttttggaagtcatcaaccaattcagcttcaaattccacatgcttcgtgataCTGCCCTTAACAAataattcactgagtagtggcattgggcgagggagtgaccataNNNNNNNNNNNNNNNNNNNNNNNNNNNNNNNNNNNNNNNNNNNNNNNNNNNNNNNNNNNNNNNNNNNNNNNNNNNNNNNNNNNNNNNNNNNNNNNNNNNNAataattcactgagtagtggcattgggcgagggagtgaccatatttcctttttccttcccctggctttcttcagatcttcaatagtgggctcaaatcccagaccaaaagtgcccatgttcttacttggacatatgggatgaactataccgtgcagagatgctcccaaatcccttcctggctcaaatccgtatttcaaaagttcactcaccatTATGATAGAAGCGGAAGACAATTGTGGTCCCGGTATAACCTGCCCTTCAAGGATACAATTTACTGGCAttgtattaaaaatttgatagacaactgtctcctctacgttatttgcttcaataagagacaagggagaatcttcgcaggtggacaaatctccttcaccatgaataaccactttttgcctgtcatgctcaaacttaatcatctggtgcaatgtagatgcaaccgccttggccttgtggatccacggccttcccaacaacaggttgtaagaggagtctaccttcaatacttgaaactctatggcgaattcaacaggccctatgatcaacattagttctatttcgccaatggagtttgattttgcaccatcgaaagctcTGACaaatacattgttgggcctgattctctcagcaccaatattcaacttttgcaaggtagaaatagggcagatatttgcacctgaacctccatcaatcataacatgagtgacgtagaaatttTCAtacttcactataatgtaaagaCTCCGGTTATGTCCTGTACCTTCAACATgcaattcatcgtcagagaagctgatttgattgaccttaaagattttttcaaccattttctcaagttgattTATTGTAAtttccctaggaacatatgcttcatttaataccttcagtataaTATCATGATgttccttggagtgcaacaacaaagataagagggaaatttgagcaggggttttctttaactgatctattattgaatactctggcaactttatctttttcaaaaattcttcggcttcttatTCGGTGAAGGGCTTTTTGATAGATTAAGGTCTACTCACCACTGGCTTGGACTTCCTTAAGCTTTCAGGTACGTAGCATCTCCCTGaccgagtcaaaccccctacctcatctacatctttcaCTACTTCCTTTCCTTGATAGGTCATCAGAGTTTGCTTATAgttccagggaaccctttttgtgtcaactatcggaggttgggtcattGGTTGGAGGAAAATAGGCGCTACCAGTGCTTCTTTCACCGTTAGGATGGGCTTACCCGGAGCTCCTCCCACCGTCAACTTAGGCTTATCCTAATTTGAATCAACATCTCTTCTAGCACATTGCACTGTGATCAGCAGTTTCTTTGCGCTTTCTAGGgatttatcttctctcattcgtTCCTgattcaatgacattgctttcaaagactctgctacatttaTCAATTTCTCCTCATTGGCTTGtttcttgacaataggcttatagcACCTTGATGATtttttcccatcatatatcaattctagcatattggttttagcatgggttggcagcggattttTGTTAATGTTTGGAGCCTATGGGGCCTGGACCAACATCTAATTTTTGTCAATTAagtcttggacagctctctttaaatgccagcatttctcgatatcgtGGCCTGGTATGTCAGAATAGTACGCAAACCTTAAataataatcgagattcctcggggGGTGGATTTGTAAGCCTTCcttaaattgggcttaagactTTCATCTTTCTCAggctatcaaacaagctagcatatgactccccaagaggtgtgaactgatttttgaccgccttctctttcttgtaCTCGGGCTTGGGTTGGAAACTGGTTTTGGAGTGGTTTTGGTAATTTAGTGGAGCtgatgggcgattttgtggagcttgcgcacgccattgcgggtaagaaggggtttgggcatatggctacacgctatatactgggtacgggggtggtggaatatAGTATaatgggttttgtggagggtagtaatggtggggaggaatatatggagcttgggcgtagacttgggcttgagATTGGAGATAGGGGCGAggcggtcttttgggataggaatgggttccagctacgataGTCGCcatgtcctctttcttctttttacctccgaatgtgccagatccaccttgaatcgcttgtgtggtggctttcaacacggcaaaactcactattcggccggtcttgattccgtcctctatcatttctcccattttgaggacttcaataaaagacttttccattgccgaaagtaaatgttgaaaataagtcttatcctgtgcctgaatgaagaactctaccaacttactttcctTCAtcggaggctttaccctggcggcatGTTCACGCCACTTTATCgcatattccctaaaaccttcagtgcttttcttctttatgttgaccaaggatttttcaccCAGAATTAGGTCAAcattatactgaaaatgttgcataaactcagaagctaagtcatcccagctgttccacttgtcgatatcttgatcgacaaaccattctaaagccagatcagaaagactctcgccaaagaaagccataaGCAACTCTTTCCTTCCCCCTGcagccctcaattggttgcaataacgtctcaagtgtgctaCTGGATCACCGTTCCCAGGatacttctcgaacttgggcattttaaaacctaGGGGAAGATTGACGTCTGAAACATACAAAGATCTTTATAAGAAACACTATTATAACCTCCgattccctgcaaattcctcatagcctgttccaaacttttcaatttctgtGCCATGACCtcctgttcctctgttgcgacaggtttctccatttcaaatggaaatgcagggggttgagtgtacccatacggttcaatCATTGTCAAAGTAGGCttcggggcataatactgactatctggaaccttcaatactggctcactgaCAGACCGAGGAAGCCCCATTATCGAACGCACAGCATATGTAGGAGCATCAAGTGGTGACGGAGCCACAAACACCGGTGTGAACGGTGGTGCcggctgagcagcgggtcttggTTGGGGAGCTTCCAAGGGCACACTAGAAGTTCTAGAATAATAATGTAGCGGAGTGAATCCtagcgcgtgctcaggtgactccaTGGGAGCAGAGAATTGTACTTGAGAAAGCGGTGGGCAagtagagatattcccaagaccttcagggagcgaaggaggaggcatgccactagcccatgctcggtgcaaatctatcacttgttgcctgagccttactacctcatcattacGTTCTGAACTTTCTTTCCTTGGATCCTGATTCGGGTCAATGagcaaattttcaatctccctgctagtcATGATGAGCtttgcttttgatctagtgaagtacggGTGACTAGCCAgcgtgctgcaaacctaccactattatctgaaagaacatgctcaccAAAGACGACATCCTTTAGGATTAGGgaacacaacaagcatgggaatcacattggtaaaattgtcctagatcatgttcatttctaccagccttTGAGGATAGCGAGGTCATTTCAACATCATCCCAATTTCTATCTACGCTCATTTGCTTCTTTCCTCCAATCCACACCTCTTTTCGTTCGCCATCATTTCCCTCTTTTGTATTAGTCtctgttcttttcctttcttgtctcatcatcttttctttcttttcttctctccctatctaccttcattttaatcattctttatgacttttgcttttcttttaaaaaaaatgaaaaaaaatgaaacaaaatgattagatcgaacccaaaagt contains:
- the LOC124886714 gene encoding LOB domain-containing protein 24-like, with amino-acid sequence MTSKRCAACKQLRRKCPSNCIFLPYFPPNNPQRFSYVHRIYGASNVGKMLQQVGEHQRGDVADSLYYEAYWRIKDPVYGCVGIITALHEEIYHVQCQLAKVQAQIDLLYQNGVYTFDP